In Mytilus edulis chromosome 3, xbMytEdul2.2, whole genome shotgun sequence, the genomic window TATTTAGTCTATCAAATATGTGAATGCGCAAACATACATTGTAAGTGAAACGTGTTTGTATAAAACAAGCCAGTTTGTGTAATGATCACCACCATCTTGTTTATATTGGTTACCGAGAGTAGTTTGGTCTACGTTgtcaatagaaaaataaataatgtcaaGAGCCACTTCCAGAAGTCCTTTCGATCAAACATATAAAAGTATTTCCTAATATTTAAATCAGATAAGAATTATCAATGATTAAGGGAGATTTTATAAGGATTACAATTAactttactttgaatatatatttatgatattacAAAATTTACCTTATCCATTTTCCTGGCAGCTAATCTAAATAATGTACCATCTGAAATGTCAGATTCTGCCAAGTATAGATTTTGTAGTTCTGGACCCAGCAGGAATGGTCTGAGGAACAGGTCTTTTATAAAATGAATCCCTAAAATTGTATTGtaacattaataaataaaatggaGTACAGTGtgaatacttaaaaaaaacctGTCCCTCTAATTACTgtttaatagaaaaatataaattgtatttaGAACAAACAACCAAAGACCTACCTTGATCATGATCTTCAAGCAAAAATCATGAATGAAGATAAACTGTTTGTTTGAAACCTCTTAATTTTTTCAGTAATTCATTAGATTATGGTATTATATTATCAGCATCAACATCAACTTTTCCATGAACATGgtaaactgtatatatatttatacatgaaaaaacTGCATTGGGTATTCTGGGTTTATTTATAAGTAAGATTTATACGTAAATTCAGGAATTACATATAAGTCTATCTAATTTAGACATAAACTGAGTTACTAATAATAAATCTATTTTATGTCTAAATTAGATAGACTTACTTCAGTAAAACAGGTTGATTTTTCAAAGATAATAAGGGATACCTaattcccccccaaaaaaactgTAATTCTGAGTGAAATATACACAAACAATTGTTTAAGATATATTCAATTACCATTAAAGTCAACTTTTTGCAGCTTCTGACATGTCTGCCCAATATGAGAGATACCATAAGTCACAGATTCACAATCAGTTAGACTAATCTCCTTCAGGTCTTTTAAAAATGGAGTCAAGTCCTTGACCATTTCATCTGTCAGTCCAGCCCAGGACATTCCAAACTTCTGTAAGTTTGGAGAGCATTGTAAAAATTCTTTCAAACAGTCGAATCCAACCGATTCATATACTGACGTGAATTTGTTGGTAACATCCACGGAAACTAGCTGTGGTTTGTATGTCTGTTTTATTATTTCTCTTTTGACCTTTGGTGTATTGGATTTATCTGTCTGATTCTCCTCTGAATTCCTGATGTCTTCCTCCACATCttcattttctttgaatttcagATTGTCATCTAAAAGTTTTCTGACCTTGTcatcaacatttttattttgtttaaagttcAGATTGTCATCTGATAGTTTGATGCCTTTGTCATCAATATTTTCCTTTCCTTTCATTTTGGCATTTTCATCTGATGGTTTGCTGTCTTTGTCATCAATATTAtcattttctttgatattttgtaaacatgtgTCATTTGCATCATGAACATCAATATCACAGCTTTTGAGAGTACAGTCattgtttaatattaaattttctaCACAATCACTAAATGCTATAGCTTGATTATCTACCCCTACTTTTCCATTTGTATGATCACATATTTGTCCTTCAACTTTTCCATCTACTGTACAATTTTTATAATCACATATGTTTCCCTCACTTTCACTTTTTGCTAACTGTCCATTGCAGAGTACAGAACTGCTATCACAGACTAGTTTTAACTGTTCACATTTTTGGCATATTAAATCATTTCCAGTACGATACTTTGCATTATTGTGGTCACTTAATTGAAAGACAGTTTCCTTTGAATTGAGATCAGAATGGTGAATGCTGTCTGTTTTATTGCTTAACATATCAATACATGTACTTTCTTTTATTGATTTGCTTTGATCAAAGTTTATGGATGTAGCACCAAAATCTTCTTCTGAACCAGTTTTCATAAACATATTTGAATTTAGCACACAAACATCATCTGTTTGACACTGGAAGTTAGCACCATCGTGAATTCCAATTCCACAACAACCATGGCAACAAGCATCTACATAGTTTACTGATTCATTATTTATAGAACATATATCTATAATTTTGGTTTTACTAAAATTTGTTGAATCAGACCCAAGATCCTCAGGGGCTTCAACAAAATCTATTTCAACATTATCAGGGTGAACACAATATGATGCTTCAGAAAATTCTAATTGGTTCATTAAATCTTTGGCATTGCTGTCAGTTGATTCTTGATTTGAAAAACATGattctttaatattttgtatattaggGTCTAACAAGTCCTGAGCTTCAGAAGAAATCGAAGAATTTCCTACTGTTTTATAAAGATCATTCAAAGTATTCTCAGGATTTTTATATTCAGTAGATCTATCTTCCATTGAGCATGTTTCAATTCCTGCTAAACCTATTGATTCATATTCTCTAGTTGACAATGCAACTTCTTCATCTAAATCagttgttatatttatatttacaggtaaTTGCAAGACACTTCTTATATCAGCAGCTCCATCTGCTTCTGAAGCATCTTCACCTCCACTTGTCACATGATCGATTTCTTTTTTTTCCAGTTGTTGATCTACCTTTTCCAAAGTAGTTTTGAATTCTAGTAAACATTTATACAGTTCATCATTCTTTGGATCCTTTGGGCCTTCAGCTTTGttgtaaaatgataaaacaagttCTATCATGGCAGGTAATGAATACCCTGCCAAACTTAGTATAGCTAT contains:
- the LOC139516879 gene encoding uncharacterized protein gives rise to the protein MAMVPSLKSISTLASSHVLLDFVEETRPEFTEYLLTLLEDGVFSAVTEDLLIILLQFYSEKVTDRILKAVVPCHLRELKVDKCLPQLTFFGLTEVIKKCPHLQKISLKECDQLMSPGQFVLWRRLGVSITALCLESCHNVSDQVVKSALRHIPTLQHLNVSSCDSLTETVFLLNEELQKEREFSPSHDTSHHYECSLISVDVSGCRGITATAVRHLTSLTGPTLKNVNLSWTSINLIAILSLAGYSLPAMIELVLSFYNKAEGPKDPKNDELYKCLLEFKTTLEKVDQQLEKKEIDHVTSGGEDASEADGAADIRSVLQLPVNINITTDLDEEVALSTREYESIGLAGIETCSMEDRSTEYKNPENTLNDLYKTVGNSSISSEAQDLLDPNIQNIKESCFSNQESTDSNAKDLMNQLEFSEASYCVHPDNVEIDFVEAPEDLGSDSTNFSKTKIIDICSINNESVNYVDACCHGCCGIGIHDGANFQCQTDDVCVLNSNMFMKTGSEEDFGATSINFDQSKSIKESTCIDMLSNKTDSIHHSDLNSKETVFQLSDHNNAKYRTGNDLICQKCEQLKLVCDSSSVLCNGQLAKSESEGNICDYKNCTVDGKVEGQICDHTNGKVGVDNQAIAFSDCVENLILNNDCTLKSCDIDVHDANDTCLQNIKENDNIDDKDSKPSDENAKMKGKENIDDKGIKLSDDNLNFKQNKNVDDKVRKLLDDNLKFKENEDVEEDIRNSEENQTDKSNTPKVKREIIKQTYKPQLVSVDVTNKFTSVYESVGFDCLKEFLQCSPNLQKFGMSWAGLTDEMVKDLTPFLKDLKEISLTDCESVTYGISHIGQTCQKLQKVDFNGIHFIKDLFLRPFLLGPELQNLYLAESDISDGTLFRLAARKMDKFEELDLSWCDEVTVQGLNALCRKPSPLKKLSFRHCPASTMTLALMAENFKQLQNLNICSVDSITDASMVYLAENLPLLQEIDASWNSGLSDVSVKALLRSCIYLKKAVLSGIKFLTSAPYLPIISDLQKFRRCQALLRFKLQERKMLTENGEEHYSSDEEYEELCVPYRSTTYAANLQILELEYCDCVDDNHLAEIVAVCRGSLHIVDYFSEAIKPVMIHAQKGKICLPPHFKNS